The Leishmania mexicana MHOM/GT/2001/U1103 complete genome, chromosome 29 DNA window CCTGCGCTGTCTCACAACTCCTTTCCCCCTGCTCCcctcatatatatatgtatttCTGACCTTGCAGGGCCGTAGTTCAGCGACGCGTCGGTGGCAATTGACCGCATCTGGAGACAATGCGACTGCTACGCTGGGAGACCGTGCGGTGTTTAGATGCCACGCGCCGATcattgccccccccccccccgtcggGGTGTGGCATCGACGTTTAATATCAGCTCCTACTGCGTTCCACTTCTATCGCTTATccatctctccctttctGTGCCGCGTACTCTGTGCTCGTGGCATGTCTAGTGTTATCGTATGTGCACTGTGTTACCCAAGCACAGGCCACCACACGTTTGCCTACGcactcgtctctctcctttctttcGGTGCACTTGCGCGCACATACCCACGagagtgtgcgtgcgtcagcGATGGGCGTCGCTTTGTCTACAGTGCGGCACGCGGGCACCGCCGTTCTCGTACCTACAGTCAGTGCAGCATCGGCAGAAGTATTGCCGCTCTCATCGGAGGAGCGGGTGGCGGCACTGCCAGTaacgacgacgccgcctgctgctgccaatgcagctgccaccgctCCAGCCCCGCCCGCCGTTGAGCACACAGCGAACCCTCGGCAGCGCCTCACGGACACCCAAGTGGCACATGCACCGGCATCTTTGTCGCATGCCGCGCCAAAGCCCCATCGGCGCTTCCCTCCCAACCGCGAGGGGACCTCGGCATTGGCCACACTCCCTCTGGCAGCAGTCTTGACTGCGGCCCCGGTCacggccgaggcggccgtCAAGAGTCACCGCAAAGAGAACCGCGCCACGAAGCCCCTGCacccggcgccggcgtcgctgttGACGCGGGCAAAGGCGGGACGCCGCGACGCAACTGGTGATGCCATCATCGCTGGCGATCACCTTCATTTCAGGTCTTGCCAGgacgccggcgtcgtcgctaACCGCAACATGGACTGTGGTGAGGATGCCACGCTTGCCGTGAGGTCACCGGACGAGGGGCGACGGAGCGGCACGTCCCTGCAGAGCGAGGGTGGCCTCTACGGAGAGAAGGGACAGAGGCAGTTCGCTGCGTCTGCTAAATCGTCTCCATCGCCGGCTTcgccggaggcggaggaggtggccgcgtcggcgtgcgCATCGGTGAAAGCCACGGCTCTCGCAGATGCTCCGGGTGgccctgctgctcctctgctgAGCAGCACCTTCACAGCCTACCGTCCGGTGGCTCGCTCGGCCTCTCCTGGGCCGGCGCTTGGCCAGTACGAAGGGCTCCCGCTCACAtcggtgcagcaggtgctgggGTCCAAGCACAAGGTATACCGTATCTGCCTCACCGGCGGTCCGTGCGCTGGCAAGTCCACCATGCTCTCGGCCATTCAGGCAAAGATCCCGCAGCGCACCGGCTTCCGCGTCATGTGCGTGCCGGAGGCTGCGACGCTGCTCGTCACCGGCGGGATGCAGTGGGATGGCGACCTCaccgtgccgcagcagctcgggCTCCTTCGCACCCAGCTTGCCTTGGAGGACCAGTTCTACGCACTCGCCGTGGCGTCCAATGTGCCGACCATCATCGTCTCGGACCGTGGCACGATGGACGGCCGCGCGTTCTGCACTGATGCGCAGTTCCAGGAGATCCTGCGCGGCGTCGGTAGCACCAtcgacgtgctgcgcgatcgcTACGACGCCGTCATTCACATGGTCACCGCCGCGGATGGAGCGGAGGAGTTTTACAACTTGGACAACCCGGCGCGGTACGAGGACTTAGacggcgcacgcacctccGATCTTCGTCTGCAGAGGATGTACGTTGGCCACCCGATGTTCCGCCTGCTCGATAATTCGACCTCCTTCGAGGACAAAATTGAGCGAGGACTCCAGGTGGTCAGCCAGGTGGTGCACATGGAGCAGTGCGCGCCGGCGTTGCCCACTTACTATTTagtgcgccgctgcccagCTGAGCTTCCGGTGGCGAGCGCCACGTACACGACGTACACGACTGTACTGGGCAACAGCCAGATCAGCGACATCCGACTCCTCGTGAAGCGCGAGATGGCGGATGGGTCGACGATGCACTTCTTCAAGAGCGTTCGCGACGCTCCGTCGGCTGCGTTGTCCTCGCGTGCGCCACCCCGCGCGACGTCGCACGCCAGCAGTGGCGCCTCGTTCCGCAGCAGTGTGAACGCCCCGACGATCAGCacagcgtcgccagcgccgcagcgcatcgaGAGCGCCCAACGCATCAGCAGTCGTGAGTACGCAAGCTTGTGCAAGCACCATGACAACACCCGCGCTGAGGTGGTGATGAGGGCGACGCACTTCATCTTCGAGGGTGCGAACTACGAGCTGACGACAATGATAGCACCAACCTGGGCAGCAGGACGCCAGACGCTGACAGTGGAGAGCTGCACAGTGCCGACGGCGAAGCAAGAGCAGGAGCATCAGCATGGCTCGCGTCACGCTGCTccaccggcgacggcgctgcgcctcccacCGTTTTTAGAGGTGGATCGCGAGGTGCCGGTGGAGAGCCTGACGACCACTTTTCTCATCTCACACAAGGAGACGGGGCCTCTCTACACATCGCTGGCGTTTGCGCCTGTCTTCTCCCGTGCAGTGGTGACCGCCCTTGGTGCGCATGCGGACACGGAGAACATCCTGTGCAGCACGGTGAGCACTCCCCGCGGCACGCCGGCGCTTCGGACGGAGAAGGGCACGCTTCACACTCACCCCGCTCTcgcagagaagagggaggacaGCAGGTTGCCCGCACAAGTCCCCGTCTCGGGAGAGGACACCCGGCGAGTAGAGAACGCGGAAAACTCGGTGTTCCtggccgcaccaccgccactgccgttgCCTGCACGTCGCGGGCTTGCTCCGCTCGACGTCAATACACTCTCTATCTCCGCACCAGCGAAGAAGTCCGCCTCGCCCAAGGCAGAAGGCACACATCACGTGGAGCTGGAGTCTTTGCCGCCACACCTCGATGAATCGACGAGCATTCGCGAGCAACACAACGTCGGCACGCCGTCGCGCTTCTCCCTAGCCGGAGAGGAGGGTGACGCTGCGAAAACAaccacggcggcaccagccGGGGAGCGTCTGCAGCCGGAGAGACTGATGGCGCGAGACCCCGAGTCCATCTTGCCTCCTATTGTGGCGAACCGGTCAACTCCTATGACCTCCCTGCGCAGCTGAGCGAGGCGCGGGGGACTGCCGCAAAGCCCCAGGCGAAAGACAAGTAGCGGTGTTGCTCCCTTCCCGTTCCgtggaaggaggagggccagcacctcacgcgcacacgcacacactcgcgCAGCAGTAGCTCATGGTACTGTGGGGGCGACACCCGTTTGGAGGAAATAACGGGACGGAAGACGAAaaaaggcggaggagaggcgtctcgtgcggcgccgccttcccgcctccgcctccgccttgcCGACGCGTCTTTTGGAGTCAACCTGCGTTAATGTATTCACTCTGTATTTCCTGTAGACTTCTCCCTTCACCTtagatgcacacacacacacgcatatatatatatatatatatatatatatataatatgTACGTATTTGGCACTGAGGGTGTGGCGTGTGCCGCCAGTAATTATCGTGTGTTGCTTTCTCTTCTCACCCCTCCCTGTTTCGTGCTCTTGCCTTCCCGTTGAGCCTTCAAGCCCTCTCTCGATCTTCCCTACACCCACACCTGCACGTGCACGGCGCCCGCTGCTTCGCATTTTTTCTactctctctgtgtatgcGTTTTTCTATCTCACTCGCCTCCCTGCCTGTCTGATCCCGTCTTCCTCCGTGACCTgtaccacacacacacacacacacacacaggcagaaCCGCATTGACGAggtggaagagggagaaCGTGAGGAGGCTGTCGGTAACCAATGTGCCTTGGTGTGTCTAGGGAGATGCAGACGTACACGCGTGTGCAGGCGAGGCGTGACGCGAATAGCTTGGCGGCAAACGTCGATTGCTTCTCCTCtcactctttctctcgctcttctccaccctccccgcctcgtttttttttgtcttgGCTTGGcttttatgtgtgtgtgcgtgtgtgatcATCGTGGATACAGCTGGACCgtttctccttctcctctcaCGGAACTttacacgcatacataccatgcgtgcacgcgctgctgctctgcgcacCCCTCCGTCTACAGGCTCTGTTAGGTTGCCCCAACAGGCACTGCGACTCCCGGGTCAGTCGAGCCGAAGCCGCCGCAACAGGAGCGCTGACGCCGACCATATGCAAACAGGGCACGCTAGGCTGGTGAGCTACGCTCCGTGGCTCCTCGcaactctctccccctccgtgtCTCTGCTTGCACTTTTGTAGAGGTGACCTCCGTCCCGCTCTagccccccctctctcccctcatTCTCCCGCTTTTGTTTCTACCTCACTCTCACTCTCACTCGTACGTGTGGCTCGGGCAGAAGTAGATTTGCCCGCGAGttttttcccttctctctgcgccaccgctcaCCCCCAAACCCAGATTGgcatccctccctcacacatatatatatatatataatcACGCACTCGATAAAAGACATACGTGCCCTCCTTGCACCCCGTCTCACCGTCTGTTCGTAGCCGTACGGAGGGGTGCTCTGACTCCGTTGCAGTCCAGGCAGCTCGTGccccacgcgcagcagctaAAGAGCCGACTTCCAAATACGAATAGTGTTTTCTGTGGGCAGCCACTAcgtccccccttccctctcgctctcgcttgTGTCAGAGGCGAGGTGCCTCGTTCTTCTGACACCATCTGTCTGCCTACGGTTGTCAAGGAAAGCCTCTGTTGCggtcttcccctcccctgcccgcTGCGTCTGAGTCGGAGGACATATCCGGGCTGAGTGGAAGGACGAAGTGCAGGTCGGTGGTTGTTCACtcggcacgcgcagcagagaCCGGCGCGCCGCTCGCTCTCCGCAGTGAAGCAGAGGCAAGCaaacgcgcgcgcacgcatacgGTGGCGCATATTTCACCCTCGCTTTCTTCGCTGGGGGGGGTCATCTCTGTGCGCCGCCtttccagctgctgctgctgctgctgctgtcactGCGTGTGGAGATCGAAGGACGCCTTCATTCACGCCTtgggcagcgcggcggtcATTTTCTTCGCTACTTGCCAGTATTGCAGGTGAGGAGACGATACCGACAGAAAAAGCGCTGGACGGTCACCCACAGGCGGCCGTTCAGTGACGAGGCTGCAGCGAAGAACCCAGCCACAAGAGCGAATGGAAAAGCGCGTATTATCGTCATGAGTGGAGGGGGCAATCGAAATCtaggtggaggaggcagcagcggcaaccgtagcgctgctggtgtctTTAGCCCATACAGCGAGGAGGTTCCAGTGGAATGCCTCATCTGTGCTGACCCGTGCCGCGCGCTGTGCGTGTTTCCATGCGGGCACTACACATGCTACAGCTGTGGCCTGCGGATTCACAGTTTGAACAGGGGCAGCTGCCCGGTTTGCCGTAAAGAGGCGACACAGATGCCGATAATTACGCAGCAGGTGAgtcgcgaggaggagcagttCTCGGCTGAGGAGATGGAGAATATGCGGCGGGTTGTCACGACGAATCGCCACCTGCGCTGCGTCATCGACTCGCCGCAGCTTGCGTACGAGGTGGCAAAACTGTACGAGTTCACGTGCCCTATTGAGAGCTGCTGGTGCCAGGGGCATCAAGATCCGTTTCTCGAAATGAACATGCTGAAGGATCATTTGTGGGTCGATCACGAGCTTGTGTATTGTGACGTGTGTCTCCAGCACAGGCCCGCCTTCTTGTGCGAGCAGGTGGCCTACTCTagcacggcgctgcagtACCACATGGAGGGGCGGTGCCGGCATGACCGGTCATCGTTCACAGGCCACCCACCGTGCCGCTTTTGCAAGCGTGCAAACCGCTTCTACGATGGCgagtcgctgctgaagcacatgcagcagcagcactacACGTGTGATGTGTGCAATCGAGGCCAGTTTACCTTCACCTTTTACGCCAGCCGGCAGAAGCTTGATCAGCACTTCCAGACGTGCCACAAGATATGCGACCATCCCGACTGCGCGTCCCTTGATTTGATGATGCGTGTGTTTGGCAACGAAATCGACCTGATGGTGCATAAACAGCGTGTCCACGGCGTCAAGGCAAAGATAACGTTCTCGCCTGCCATGTTCGGCGAGGCCTCTGGCGCGTCAGCGGGCAGCGGCCCTGCCGGTtccgcgccggcgacggcgtcgaacGCGAACGTGATCCAGATCACGTTCGACCATGTGTTCCGCGTGGAgacggtgatgatgatgccGACGAAGGAGAACAGTCACCGTGGTGGTcgccgtggaggcggtggtggtgaccgcGGCGTAGATAGGGTGCATGCCCCGGAGGAGAATGGTATCCCGTTGTACTACctgggcagcggcgccttccCGGTCCTCACCCGCTCGGTTGCCAGCGATGCCGGTGCAGCGTCCACCTCGGCCCGTGTCGGTGGGGCGCGGGGCAACGACAGGAGCAgcgctccctcctcctctgccttcgCCGTCGTTGAGGATATGAGCAACTATAACGTCAAGAACAAACTCCCGACAGACAAGAAGCAGCTTGAGCAGCGGTTGAACGACATGTTGGGCAAACACGCCAGATCGCCGGTCACCTACGCCCACTTCCGCAGCTACACTCGTGACTTCATCGAATCGGCGATGCTCACCTCCGAGTACTACGACGTGCTGGCGAAGGAGTGCTTTCCTGACCCGCAGGTGTTCCATGCAGTGTTCCCGTTGATCGTCGCGACCGTTCCAGTAGCGGCGAAGCAGGCAGCCTTGCAGGAGGTGTATAAGATGCGCATGGCCCCCGAGACGCAGCGCATCGCCCGCGcccgcgaggaggacgcacggaaagaggcggaggcgaatgcggctgcgacgcgtGCGGAGGAGATGCGGAACTGCAAAGCTGGAAagagcaccagcagcaatAACGGCGTCAACAACAGTACACCTGTTGGCGCGCCGTCTCCCTTTGGCCGGGCGAACGCCAAGGGCAAAGGGTCCAAGCAGAATGCATGGCTGACGACGGACACGCGGTCCAAGTTTggttgcagcagctccgcgccggcCCAACACCAGGACCCCTCTGTCAGCGCCCACGCCACCGCTCCAAcgacgtcggcgccgccggcagcggcttcCCTGAAGCTGCAGTCCAACAACGGCCCGCGCGGTTGGGGGTCTGAAgcgaccgcctcctcggGCACGTCCGTCACCACGCCGGTtgccgcctcggcgccgGTGTCTAGCCCAGCCCATGTAGGGCCTGGACTGGTCATCAATGAAGAGACGTTCCCGTCCTTGCCGAACAACGGTATTCGCCGTGAGCCCATCAGCAAGGCGCAGCGACCAAAGGCAAACGCGTGGTTTAAACGGTAAGAGAGGGCGACCCACTCTCCCCCCAGCGTCACTCCCGCCACTCCGCACGCGCCGCATTAACAGTGCACGTAAGttttttcttgttcttcCGCATGTCCATTCTCTGTGCCAAAGTGCATGTGCCAAACGCCGCTCTATAAGCCCACCAGACCCTGCCCACAGGGGCCCccatccgcgtcgtgcgaagcagagcaagagagacgcCCGGTACACCAAATGCGCCCGGCCCAGCCACCTGAGAGCACCGCCCCTGCCCCAAactctacccacccacccgcggcctcgcaggtcgcctcaccgcagcaccgcccacggccccaccgccggcatcagcagcgatgaaCCGCACTGACCTCCCCATGGCGTAGGGTGCCTGATCCTGGCcccaccagaggtggttcgGCATCGTGCAGGGGGATAGGGGAGCTGCTCGGCTCCGTCCCCACATGGTGGGTCGTGCTGGACCCTGAGGATGCGACGCACTCAGCGGTGTGTGGCCCCTGTGATCAGGGACCACATGCGCTCTCGAGAGACGGAAAGAGAGAGTCTGCTTGGGCGAACACGACCAGGGCGAGGACGAGAGAGCCGTTTGCCGCTGACTGCTGTGGCCCCGCCCCGCACTGCGCTGCTCAGCTTCCAACGTGCCCTGGTGCGTTCCGCTTTAGTGATCGCAAGCGCCACGGAAGGCCCACATCGCTGCCCCTTCTATGTGGAAGGCCCTTCCCTGTTTTGACTCCCTCGTTCTCAGGATacatatatctatatatataaatatacATATTTTGTCCGTGGGGCCTTTGAGGAGCGCTTGTATGCGTGCAGCACTGAGGTAGCCGTGCTCTGTTTGCTTGTGTAACCcccgctgtgtgtgtgtgtgtgtgtgcatgtgtctgtgtggtcTAGTGGGAGCTCGCCGTTaacggtgtgcgtgtgcgtgtgtgcgtgttgctgTCCCTCGGTGCCTCTTGTGTTTGAACAAATCACAGACGATCGCGCGCTCTGTCTTTCTCTCCGTGACTCTGTGCGCATGTCCGTCGGTGCtcatgcgtgtgcgagggCAGCGACCTTCGATAGTAGCGACTGAGGTGTACGGTTATGGGGGGGGATGATGGAGGTGCAACCACACCGCggcaaacgaaaaagaaacaaaacaCACGCATCTGTGCCGAGACGCAGCGGACGTCCCTGCTCCTCCATCGCACATGTGACGAGGGAAGAGGGCAATAGTGCTAGCGACgatgaagaggagaaggaaactcgtgctgctgcggccccgAAGCGTACTTGCAACCCCGCTCACTCTCTCGTCTATTCTGGATGTTCCCTTTTCTTGCTGTGCGGAGAGCACTGCCCCAGAGTTTTTTGTTTGCTGTCTGTGTCGTCGCTCTCTCGTCGAAGAGGTTGCTTGTcccgacacacgcgcacacacacacacacacacacacacacagacgcggaTATAGACACAAGCGTACACCAGAGACGGCGACTGGCGACGGCAGATACAAAGAAAATGTCGGTGCGCATGGATGCCTCGCTCTACAGCGACGTTGTTCGCATTGAGCGTGGCGACTACCTGCGCTTTCACTGCGAGCAGCTCTCCGCGGACGGCCGCGACACTCAGCGGTACTTCTTCGGCTGCTACTACCCTCGGTGGCATGGGTTCTacctggaggaggtgcgctcCATCATTGGCAATATGGGCTACTGTGAGCTGAAGCACTTCCCGGCTTACCCATTTGATGTGTACCTCAAGCCTGCTGACGTcacggcagcagccgatTCGGCGCTAAGCTACGACGCAGACAGCGCGAACGCGACGACGTACATTACAGATGACTTTCACGTGAACAACATCCTCGTACTTGGGCCACCGCAGAACCAGCGCGACGATGCCGTGAAGCGGTTCAAGATCGTCTCGGTGGATGCGAGTCACCTCAAGACCAAGACattctctctcgcccccgTGGCGAACCTCAACAGTAGCTCCATTCAAAACCCCGACACGATGCTGTCCACGTTGCGCGCACCGGGTGGAGAGCGGGTGCCGGTTCAGCTGGAGAGCCCAGTTTTAGACATTCTGAGGCAGCTGCGAGATGCCTACATCGATCACGCCGGGGGCGGCATTCCAGAGATCGGCATCAAGGCGATGGGCCGGCCGTTCCGCAAGGTGAGTGACGACGGCCGGCGATGGATGACACGCAACGGCGTGCGCCAGCTTGTCCGTGGCTCCCGCGCGTTTGGCGCGCATGCCGGCCGCTTATCCGACACTCGCCACGCCCTTCAAACGATTGAGGCGGTGGCAGACACCATCTTTAGCGCGTTTCCGCACGAGGAGGCCACATACCCCGACGCCCCAGGcgaggaggcgtacgaggagCGGATCGACTACGACGTTTTCATGGACTACGTCCGCGGCCACATGAACTCAGCCCGCAAGAAGGCTGTGCTCGAGGTATTCCAGCGGCTGGACTACGACTCGGACGGCAACATCACCATCAAGGACATTCAAGCTACTTTCAACGCGCAAGAGCACCCCGTTGTCGTCAGCGACGCCATCTTCACAGCTGAGAAGCTACTGAAGGGCTTCCTCGCCATCTGGGATGAGAACCAGCGCCATTTCGGACTCGTGCCGTACACCGAGTTCATGGACTACTACAACGGCCTCAGCGCCATCATCGAAGACGACGCCGTCTTCTTGGGCATCCTCAAGACCACCTGGAAGGTGCCGAACTGGACGATAAAGTTCGTGTAGCCTTCATTCTTGGCGAGCAACGCGCTTTGCTGGCCCACCATGAAAAGGTGCGCAGAAAGGTGTTTCCAGCTGCACCTTGCTGGGTCTCATGTGCGACGGTGGCGTGTACCTCTGTggcccctcccttcttcgcAATGCACCGTAGGATGGCTGGATGAATGGCTGGGgatgggtggtggtggggagagagacgacgcCACGAAACAACGACCTTAttctgtctctctcgtctTCTGCACGTTGCTTTTCCTTGTATATTAGCTTTTTTCATTTCGCGTTGCTTGGGCGCGCTTGCACCCTTCCTGACTTTTGCCTCTACTGTGAGACCtctgacgaggaggagggggagggagggagagagggaggtagggggggcggggcggcggcggcggaaaaGCCCAAGTGCGTAGACATCTGCgacgcggcacacacacacacacaaacacacgtgGATGCAGGCACTCCTTGCGTAGATTCGCTTTTTTGCTTTGCGCACTTGGCTTGCATCAAGTGCGATGCGCACTTTGTCGGCTCATGTATCGTACACAGACAAGTAcaagaacacacacacacacacatacacacatgcatgaAGAGGCTGAAGACAGTGTGGGCCTTTCATAACCTTACGCGAATGTATCACGGCGATGCTGGCCACTGGAGGTCCGTTCTCATGGCCGCTTCACCCTGCCGTGTGCCGCTTCTCTAGCACGCTGTGGGATGTCACAGAGGCACACGTCCCTTTTCTTATTCCTGCGCATGCCTATGCGCCCTTCGCCCGTTAGCGAAGAAGAAACGGAGGCGACTCAAGAGAGACGCATGCGTATGTCTCTGTGTTATGCCTCGAGTCTTCagaggcgtgtgtgcccctccaccttccctccccccactctccGCCTCCTACGTCTGCGGAACGCCGTTGCGGGGTGgcgtttccttttttctttctttcaACAATGGGGCGCCTCCCGTCCCCTCTTGGGACTGGTTCTGTCGACGCATCGTGGCTGCATCTGCGCTGTCTCACACTCGTACGCCTcgcgccccttcctcctACCAAGACGCACACCGCGCATCAACTAAGCTCCTCCCGTTTTCTTTGTGTTCATCGCTCGATTTCACGCCTCATCTCGCAACGCCACACACgtgctttctcttcttcttccgAAGTTTTGGTATGCTAAGTTGAGGACCAGCCCTTACTTGATCCATCTGTCATCCGCTGCCACGCAGTGATCAAGTTCTTTGCGTATTTTATTTATTAGTAGCGCTGCACACACATCTCAAATAGCGCTTGAGTGCCATTGTCctcgcacctctctctctcctacGCTGCAGCTTCATTGGACCACCTTGCGCTCTTCCTGCTTACATTGCACACTGCGTCTGGCCGCGggtttcccccctcccccttttcttaTTGCCTATATCGGACTCGTGCGCGTTGGTGTTTCGTTTTGCATTGCTTTTATTTATCTATTTCCTCGAAACGCGGCACTGCTGGGCCCGTGTGCGTTGTCTTGCAGGAAATCGGCCCaccgaccccctcccccctctcacctCCACGGGAGCCCGTACACGCGAAGCTGTCTGTGCAGACACGGAAAGGGGCGAATCCATTGGTGACATCGACTGCTCTCTAtctctctgtttttttttcttattTCCTCTTCGTCGCAGCATCATGGCGGATGATAAGCACGTGCTGTCGATTCAGTCCCATGTGACCCACGGGTATGTGGGCAACAAGGCCGCTACGTttccgctgcagctccacgGCTTCGACGTCGATGCCATCAACACGGTGAGCCTGTCGAACCACAGCGGCTATCCAGTCATCAAGGGCCATCGCATGGATCTCGAGGAGTTCACCACTATCATGGAAGGCCTGCGCGCCAACGGCTTCTTGAGTGACTACGCGTATGTGCTGACCGGGTACATCAACAACAAAGACATCGTCCGCCAAGTGGCGGCGACCGTCACCGAGATTCGAGAGGCG harbors:
- a CDS encoding putative calcium-binding protein, which translates into the protein MEVQPHRGKRKRNKTHASVPRRSGRPCSSIAHVTREEGNSASDDEEEKETRAAAAPKRTCNPAHSLVYSGCSLFLLCGEHCPRVFCLLSVSSLSRRRGCLSRHTRTHTHTHTHTDADIDTSVHQRRRLATADTKKMSVRMDASLYSDVVRIERGDYLRFHCEQLSADGRDTQRYFFGCYYPRWHGFYLEEVRSIIGNMGYCELKHFPAYPFDVYLKPADVTAAADSALSYDADSANATTYITDDFHVNNILVLGPPQNQRDDAVKRFKIVSVDASHLKTKTFSLAPVANLNSSSIQNPDTMLSTLRAPGGERVPVQLESPVLDILRQLRDAYIDHAGGGIPEIGIKAMGRPFRKVSDDGRRWMTRNGVRQLVRGSRAFGAHAGRLSDTRHALQTIEAVADTIFSAFPHEEATYPDAPGEEAYEERIDYDVFMDYVRGHMNSARKKAVLEVFQRLDYDSDGNITIKDIQATFNAQEHPVVVSDAIFTAEKLLKGFLAIWDENQRHFGLVPYTEFMDYYNGLSAIIEDDAVFLGILKTTWKVPNWTIKFV